One window from the genome of Bacillus weihaiensis encodes:
- a CDS encoding universal stress protein, producing MNMVYERILVAIDGSDESEWAFKKAVNIAKRNSAKLLICNVIDARELSGVTYGLYADTRLSKEAETYAHNLLEKRKQTAVEMGVEQVETLIKFGSPKTKISKEIAPEYDVDLIVCGATGMNTVERLMIGSVSENILRYATCDVLVVRTPKEEDV from the coding sequence ATGAATATGGTCTATGAACGAATCCTAGTTGCAATAGATGGTTCTGATGAATCGGAATGGGCTTTTAAAAAAGCCGTGAATATTGCCAAACGAAACTCTGCAAAGCTTTTAATTTGCAATGTCATTGATGCTCGTGAACTTTCTGGTGTAACTTATGGTCTATACGCGGATACAAGGCTCTCAAAGGAAGCAGAAACTTATGCTCATAACCTTCTAGAAAAACGGAAACAAACAGCAGTGGAAATGGGAGTTGAGCAAGTCGAAACCCTCATTAAATTCGGTTCTCCTAAGACGAAAATTTCAAAAGAAATTGCACCTGAATATGATGTAGACTTAATTGTTTGCGGAGCAACCGGAATGAACACTGTAGAACGTTTAATGATAGGAAGTGTATCTGAAAATATATTGCGCTATGCTACATGTGATGTCTTAGTCGTTCGAACACCGAAAGAAGAGGATGTATAA
- a CDS encoding pyridoxamine 5'-phosphate oxidase family protein, which yields MKKFTHTITTQEEFLAFREEIGQPSERARNKVIHHIDEHCRTFISKSPFLTVATANSNGECDVSPRGDAPGFVKVIDDHHLFIPERPGNKRMDSIHNIISNPHIGLIFFIPSLGETLRMNGKALICRDAELLSNSKANEKTPLFGIVVEVNECYIHCAKAFIRSGLWNPESWLQNEEHPKISKILADHANIQNTTTEQIEKDLRISYVERLY from the coding sequence ATGAAGAAATTTACGCATACGATTACCACACAAGAAGAATTCTTAGCCTTTAGAGAAGAAATTGGTCAACCAAGTGAAAGAGCAAGGAATAAGGTTATTCATCATATTGATGAACACTGCCGTACGTTTATCTCAAAATCACCATTTTTAACAGTAGCTACAGCAAATTCAAACGGAGAATGTGATGTATCTCCAAGAGGAGATGCTCCTGGCTTTGTTAAAGTAATTGATGATCATCATCTTTTCATACCAGAACGACCTGGTAATAAGCGAATGGATTCGATTCATAACATCATTAGCAATCCCCATATTGGTCTCATTTTCTTTATACCTTCATTAGGGGAAACGTTAAGAATGAACGGCAAAGCACTCATTTGTCGTGACGCAGAACTTCTTTCCAACTCAAAAGCCAATGAAAAAACACCACTTTTCGGAATAGTAGTTGAAGTAAACGAATGTTATATCCATTGCGCAAAAGCATTTATACGTTCAGGACTTTGGAATCCAGAATCATGGCTACAAAATGAAGAACACCCAAAGATCTCAAAAATACTAGCTGACCATGCAAACATACAAAATACAACAACAGAACAAATTGAAAAGGATTTAAGAATAAGTTATGTAGAAAGGCTTTATTAA
- a CDS encoding DUF523 domain-containing protein has protein sequence MILVSSCLAGLEVRYNGTHSLHPKIVELVQKKEAIMICPELLGGFQTPREPAEIKDGDGDDVLDGKARVIEYSGCDVTDLYVKGAMETVKIAKELKAEFVVLKENSPSCGSSTIYNGEFKGRKLEGSGVTAALLKRNGIKIRSEHDFAMILESLYYYVN, from the coding sequence ATGATTCTAGTAAGCTCTTGCTTAGCTGGCTTAGAAGTAAGATATAACGGTACACATAGTCTACACCCTAAAATAGTAGAATTAGTTCAAAAAAAAGAAGCGATTATGATTTGCCCAGAACTACTTGGTGGCTTTCAAACCCCTAGAGAGCCAGCTGAAATTAAAGATGGAGATGGCGATGATGTTCTTGATGGCAAAGCTAGAGTTATCGAATATTCTGGATGTGATGTAACTGATTTATATGTTAAGGGAGCAATGGAAACAGTAAAAATAGCGAAAGAATTGAAAGCTGAATTTGTGGTATTGAAGGAAAACAGTCCTTCATGTGGAAGTTCAACTATTTATAACGGAGAATTTAAAGGAAGAAAACTCGAAGGTAGCGGAGTTACAGCCGCTCTATTGAAAAGAAACGGAATCAAGATACGATCTGAGCATGATTTCGCGATGATATTAGAATCATTATATTATTATGTTAACTAA
- a CDS encoding cob(I)yrinic acid a,c-diamide adenosyltransferase — protein MNTKEKGLTLVYTGEGKGKTTAAIGLTVRAIGQGLTVRVLQFIKSPARTYGEKVTLAKLGVKMDQLGEGFTWTKTPDIHRKALQSAWKTAKETILSGEYDVVILDELNNALAIESFPIQDVLPIEEVLEVIQNRPQHVHLVITGRHAKDEIKELADLISVVDVEKHYYDEGIPAVKGIEF, from the coding sequence TTGAATACAAAAGAAAAAGGTTTAACACTCGTTTACACTGGAGAAGGAAAAGGAAAAACAACTGCCGCTATTGGCTTAACTGTTCGAGCAATAGGTCAAGGTTTAACGGTAAGGGTCTTACAATTCATTAAGTCACCCGCACGTACATATGGAGAAAAAGTAACTCTGGCCAAACTTGGTGTGAAAATGGATCAGCTCGGTGAGGGTTTTACATGGACTAAAACCCCAGACATTCATAGGAAAGCACTACAATCTGCTTGGAAGACAGCAAAAGAAACCATCCTTTCAGGTGAATACGATGTCGTTATCCTTGATGAACTAAACAACGCATTGGCCATTGAATCATTTCCAATTCAAGATGTTCTTCCCATTGAAGAAGTTCTTGAGGTCATCCAAAATCGACCTCAGCATGTCCATCTAGTTATTACAGGTCGACATGCAAAAGATGAAATAAAAGAGCTTGCTGATCTTATTTCTGTCGTTGATGTAGAAAAACATTATTATGATGAGGGAATCCCAGCTGTTAAAGGTATTGAATTTTAA